One genomic region from Sphingobacterium sp. UGAL515B_05 encodes:
- a CDS encoding AcvB/VirJ family lysyl-phosphatidylglycerol hydrolase — translation MKKLATLFIIGSIAFHAFAQQRLIDMKYWNNKAALPLVLYLSGDGGFNSFSNKLCELIAGAGYTVAAIDSKSYFWKKKSPNEIAGDISNTLKTLLSSRQNMRLFIVGYSFGADAVPFIINRLDPVVKKNVKSVVLLEPSVSTDLEIHIADILGRSNTKRSLDVISEINRMDGVKTGVILGDDEADFPVQKITLKNFTKKYLSGGHHFSGNADPVAKNTVALF, via the coding sequence ATGAAAAAATTAGCCACTTTATTTATAATTGGTAGCATAGCATTTCACGCTTTTGCTCAACAACGTTTAATTGACATGAAATACTGGAATAATAAAGCGGCACTCCCCCTGGTTCTCTATCTGAGTGGAGATGGAGGATTCAATTCGTTCTCAAATAAGCTCTGTGAGCTGATTGCTGGAGCAGGATATACGGTGGCAGCTATCGATTCTAAAAGCTATTTCTGGAAGAAGAAAAGCCCGAATGAGATCGCAGGAGATATTTCTAATACCTTGAAGACTTTGCTATCCTCACGGCAGAATATGCGTCTTTTCATCGTTGGGTATTCATTTGGAGCAGATGCGGTCCCTTTTATTATTAACCGCTTGGATCCAGTTGTTAAAAAAAATGTAAAGAGCGTTGTGCTTTTGGAACCATCCGTGTCTACAGATCTGGAGATCCATATCGCTGATATTTTAGGCCGTAGTAATACAAAGCGAAGTCTTGATGTCATCTCTGAAATCAATCGCATGGATGGAGTCAAAACGGGCGTCATTCTCGGTGACGACGAAGCCGATTTTCCTGTACAAAAAATAACACTTAAGAATTTTACAAAAAAATACCTCTCCGGGGGCCATCATTTTAGTGGGAATGCAGACCCGGTAGCGAAGAATACAGTCGCACTTTTCTAA
- a CDS encoding phosphatidylglycerol lysyltransferase domain-containing protein — translation MAKTIAQRIRHFSPKTYWKELIAVLVILLAFVFFRNERKELAAILPQLRAANLTWVSVGVGITIVYIVLQGLMYVQSFKAIGLSINLRIAIDLFLKRNLLSVFLPAGGISSLAYTTTELRKRNLNTTQIHQAGALYGYVGLLTVFMIGVPVILYTIWHNKNFGDAWISLVVLGLLLAVVFWLVWSFRTHKGIYRWVELKFPAVASNIDEIFSGEVKLKYLLGTMLASMVVECCGIAHAFVSMYALGLDHSFEAAAIAYTVSVVLMIVSPFLRGLGAVELTMLYIFKAYGYSQAEGLGITILYRAFEFWLPLLLGILAFAWRGKQLLARIGPALLIFFLGVVNLVSVLTPPLADRMKLDRFYLPLEAIHASKFMVLVLGLGLLVTSAYLIKGFRIAFWIAVVFSALSLFGHVFKALDYEEASVALSTLILLAMSYKQYRIKSNIRWVRIGFITFFVALIAICLFDVLSFYFIDKQHFGLDFTWGQSIYHTARSFLLFADDELMPQTAFGQEFLRITQVLGLFCWFLLIYALARPRLIDGEDSSKSEIDRAEQLLLEFGQSPMDFFKLGKDKSLFFSEISEGFTAYRLANEFAIVLDEPVCEQGDKEELVQEFDAYCYANGLKAVYYRVDENSLVHFSSLRKQKITIGQEAVLELDTFKLEGKDRKSLRNGLNAIQKKGFTTEVLKAPQKKEVIDELKVISDEWLRAFEKKEMVFSQGMFDENELISQDIIVLKNEANHIVAFLNIIPDYAKDECTYDMIRKSLEAPGGSMDALIVELIAYAKTQKYVYLNLGMVPMTGFGATDSPAEKIMKFASTRLGNFKHYHSLRDFKEKYATFWENKYLIFDNDFDLLQLPVAMVKVMKPNE, via the coding sequence ATGGCCAAAACTATTGCCCAACGGATTCGACATTTTTCGCCAAAGACCTATTGGAAGGAATTAATAGCTGTTTTGGTTATCTTATTGGCCTTCGTATTTTTTAGAAATGAGCGGAAGGAGCTTGCGGCAATTCTTCCGCAGTTGCGCGCAGCCAACTTAACCTGGGTTTCGGTAGGCGTTGGAATTACCATCGTCTATATTGTGCTTCAGGGATTGATGTATGTGCAGAGTTTTAAAGCGATCGGCCTTTCTATTAATCTGAGAATCGCCATTGATCTTTTCCTGAAGAGAAATTTACTCAGCGTGTTTCTACCTGCGGGCGGGATTAGTTCTTTGGCATATACAACAACGGAGTTGCGGAAAAGAAATTTGAATACAACGCAAATTCACCAAGCAGGGGCGCTGTATGGCTATGTCGGACTACTGACGGTCTTTATGATTGGTGTACCTGTTATATTGTATACGATCTGGCATAATAAAAATTTTGGTGATGCCTGGATCTCATTGGTGGTTTTGGGACTGCTCCTGGCTGTCGTATTTTGGCTTGTTTGGTCTTTTCGAACACACAAAGGCATTTATCGTTGGGTCGAATTAAAGTTTCCTGCTGTAGCCTCTAACATCGATGAAATATTTTCAGGGGAAGTCAAGCTAAAATATTTGTTGGGTACCATGTTGGCGTCCATGGTCGTCGAATGTTGCGGTATTGCCCATGCTTTTGTAAGTATGTATGCTCTTGGTTTGGACCACTCCTTCGAGGCTGCGGCTATTGCCTATACTGTTTCGGTCGTATTGATGATTGTTTCTCCTTTTCTACGGGGCCTTGGGGCTGTAGAGCTGACCATGCTGTATATTTTTAAAGCGTACGGCTACTCGCAGGCAGAAGGATTGGGCATTACAATTCTCTATCGGGCATTCGAATTTTGGCTTCCATTACTCTTGGGAATCCTTGCCTTTGCATGGCGTGGTAAGCAATTGCTGGCACGTATTGGACCGGCGTTGCTTATATTTTTCTTAGGCGTGGTAAATCTTGTTTCCGTATTGACACCACCATTGGCTGATCGTATGAAACTTGATCGTTTTTATTTACCGCTAGAAGCAATTCATGCTTCTAAATTTATGGTATTGGTTTTGGGCTTAGGACTATTGGTTACTTCAGCCTACTTGATTAAAGGTTTCCGTATTGCGTTCTGGATCGCCGTGGTGTTTAGTGCCTTGTCGCTGTTTGGACATGTGTTTAAGGCATTGGACTATGAAGAGGCATCGGTTGCTTTATCGACCTTGATTTTATTGGCAATGAGCTATAAACAATATCGCATCAAGAGTAATATTCGCTGGGTAAGAATTGGGTTTATCACATTTTTTGTCGCGCTGATAGCGATATGCCTGTTTGATGTGTTGAGTTTTTACTTCATTGATAAGCAACATTTCGGGCTAGACTTTACATGGGGACAATCAATATATCATACGGCACGGAGTTTTCTGTTGTTTGCAGACGATGAATTGATGCCACAAACAGCTTTTGGTCAGGAATTCCTACGCATTACTCAAGTGCTTGGGCTTTTTTGCTGGTTCCTCTTGATATATGCCCTCGCACGACCCCGTCTCATTGATGGTGAAGATTCCAGTAAATCTGAAATCGACCGTGCGGAACAATTATTGCTCGAATTTGGGCAGTCTCCGATGGATTTTTTTAAACTGGGAAAAGATAAGAGCCTATTTTTTTCGGAAATATCGGAAGGGTTTACGGCGTATCGCCTGGCTAACGAATTTGCTATTGTATTAGACGAACCTGTGTGTGAACAGGGAGATAAGGAAGAGTTGGTTCAGGAATTTGATGCATACTGTTATGCAAATGGATTAAAAGCTGTTTATTATCGTGTGGATGAGAATAGCTTGGTTCATTTTTCTTCCCTGCGCAAACAAAAGATTACCATTGGGCAGGAGGCAGTACTCGAGCTAGATACATTTAAGCTAGAGGGGAAAGACCGTAAGTCTTTGCGTAATGGCCTTAATGCAATTCAAAAGAAAGGTTTCACCACGGAAGTGTTGAAAGCACCTCAGAAGAAAGAAGTTATTGATGAATTGAAGGTAATCTCCGATGAGTGGTTGCGAGCGTTTGAGAAAAAAGAAATGGTTTTTTCTCAAGGCATGTTTGATGAAAATGAGCTTATTTCACAGGATATTATTGTGCTGAAAAATGAAGCAAACCATATCGTTGCCTTTCTGAATATTATTCCGGATTATGCGAAAGATGAATGCACTTATGATATGATCCGGAAATCTCTTGAAGCTCCGGGCGGAAGCATGGATGCCTTGATCGTTGAGCTCATCGCGTATGCTAAAACTCAAAAATATGTCTACTTAAATTTGGGAATGGTACCAATGACAGGTTTTGGTGCGACCGATAGTCCTGCAGAAAAGATTATGAAATTTGCTTCAACGCGGTTGGGCAACTTTAAACATTATCATAGCCTGCGCGACTTTAAAGAGAAGTATGCGACTTTTTGGGAAAATAAATACCTTATATTTGATAACGATTTTGATCTCTTACAACTTCCGGTAGCAATGGTCAAAGTGATGAAACCGAATGAATAG
- a CDS encoding Atu2307/SP_0267 family LLM class monooxygenase — translation MELGIGMFGDSRIDPVTGQIQAPQDRMKEIIEEIKLMDQVGLDFYGIGEHHRADYAVAAPEIILAAASTVTKNIKLGSAVSVLSSADPVKLFQDFATVDLLSDGRAELMAGRGSFIESFPLFGYDLKDYSELFEEKLELLLLLNKQNPITWRGKFRAPLINQEVFPRPKNGSLPIWVAVGGTTSSVIRAGKLGLPVMFAIIGGMYESFDHLFDMYRQAYEDNGHDMANFQVGVHMHAFFGDNSTQIADYYYPVYSSQMDRIGASRGWPSYQRTQYDFGRSSRGHLIVGDANYAVDKILQIQEKFGLTRFSAHMDVGAPGHKEMLRSIEIYGEKIAPEIRKALHKDA, via the coding sequence ATGGAATTAGGAATAGGAATGTTTGGTGACTCGAGGATAGATCCTGTTACAGGTCAGATCCAGGCGCCACAAGATCGAATGAAAGAAATCATTGAAGAGATTAAGCTTATGGATCAAGTAGGCTTAGATTTCTATGGAATAGGGGAGCATCACCGTGCAGATTATGCTGTTGCAGCACCCGAAATTATCTTGGCTGCAGCTTCTACAGTTACCAAAAATATTAAGTTGGGTAGCGCGGTCTCGGTATTAAGTTCTGCCGATCCCGTCAAATTATTCCAGGATTTTGCTACGGTCGATCTTTTATCCGATGGACGGGCTGAACTGATGGCCGGAAGAGGTTCTTTCATTGAGTCCTTTCCCTTATTTGGTTATGATCTGAAAGATTATTCCGAATTATTTGAGGAAAAACTTGAACTTTTGTTACTTTTAAACAAGCAAAATCCGATCACTTGGCGTGGTAAATTTAGAGCGCCGCTAATCAATCAAGAAGTCTTCCCACGGCCTAAAAATGGATCACTGCCAATTTGGGTTGCCGTAGGTGGTACGACCTCTTCTGTTATCCGTGCGGGAAAACTAGGTTTACCAGTCATGTTTGCTATCATCGGGGGTATGTACGAAAGCTTCGACCACTTATTTGATATGTACCGCCAAGCGTATGAAGATAATGGGCATGATATGGCTAATTTTCAAGTTGGCGTGCACATGCATGCGTTCTTTGGTGACAATAGTACCCAAATAGCCGATTATTATTATCCTGTTTACTCTTCTCAAATGGATCGCATAGGGGCGAGCCGCGGATGGCCTTCGTATCAGCGTACACAATATGACTTTGGCCGTTCTTCAAGGGGGCACCTCATTGTTGGGGATGCTAATTATGCCGTAGATAAAATCTTGCAAATACAGGAGAAATTCGGATTGACACGTTTCTCTGCACATATGGATGTTGGGGCTCCTGGGCATAAAGAAATGCTCCGTTCTATAGAGATCTACGGCGAAAAAATAGCGCCTGAAATTCGAAAAGCTTTACATAAAGATGCCTAA
- the rlmN gene encoding 23S rRNA (adenine(2503)-C(2))-methyltransferase RlmN — MSLIYSYLCTVIEKSKIIDIRSLSLDQIKDQLTALGEQGFRAKQIYEWLWVKSCVDFDQMSNLSKPLREKLKANFTINAVTVKESQISSDKTIKSSFWLYDNNIIEGVLIPAPERMTACVSSQVGCSLTCKFCATGYMDRKRNLNADEIYDQVVLISKQAEENYGQPLTNIVYMGMGEPLLNYANMMKSVERITAPDGLNMAAKRITVSTAGIAKMIKKLGDDQVRFNLALSLHAANDKKRNEIMPINEQNSLKALAEALKYFYAKTKNPITFEYIVFNNFNDELEDAKELAKFCKHVPCKVNLIEYNPIALADFLNAEADKIEVFANYLKSQGIITNVRRSRGKDIDAACGQLAIKDEKKEESEA; from the coding sequence TTGTCACTTATTTATTCTTATCTTTGTACCGTGATTGAAAAAAGTAAAATAATAGATATCAGGAGTTTGTCTTTGGATCAGATCAAAGATCAACTTACAGCGTTGGGGGAGCAGGGCTTTCGTGCGAAGCAGATTTATGAATGGCTCTGGGTAAAGTCCTGTGTAGATTTTGATCAGATGAGTAATTTGAGTAAGCCCCTTCGTGAGAAGCTGAAAGCGAATTTTACGATCAATGCAGTTACAGTTAAAGAATCTCAGATCAGCTCAGATAAAACAATTAAAAGTAGTTTTTGGCTGTATGATAACAATATCATTGAAGGGGTGTTGATACCCGCTCCGGAGCGAATGACAGCTTGTGTCAGCTCACAGGTGGGTTGTAGCTTGACCTGTAAGTTCTGTGCAACAGGCTATATGGACCGTAAAAGGAACCTCAATGCCGATGAGATCTACGATCAAGTCGTTCTGATCAGCAAGCAAGCCGAAGAGAACTACGGGCAGCCGCTCACAAATATCGTTTATATGGGGATGGGTGAGCCTTTGTTAAATTATGCCAATATGATGAAGTCGGTTGAACGCATTACGGCCCCCGATGGATTAAATATGGCTGCCAAGCGGATCACTGTTTCCACTGCCGGTATCGCAAAAATGATCAAAAAATTGGGTGATGATCAGGTACGTTTTAATCTAGCACTTTCTTTGCACGCTGCAAATGATAAAAAGCGGAATGAAATTATGCCGATCAATGAGCAGAACTCACTAAAAGCTCTGGCAGAAGCCCTCAAATATTTTTATGCGAAGACAAAGAATCCAATCACATTTGAATATATTGTCTTTAACAATTTCAATGACGAATTGGAGGATGCAAAAGAACTTGCCAAGTTCTGTAAACACGTTCCTTGTAAGGTCAACCTGATTGAGTATAATCCTATCGCACTGGCCGATTTCCTAAATGCTGAAGCGGATAAAATCGAGGTATTCGCAAATTATCTAAAAAGTCAAGGTATCATTACGAATGTGCGACGTAGCCGTGGTAAAGATATTGATGCAGCCTGTGGGCAATTAGCAATCAAGGATGAAAA
- a CDS encoding tRNA-(ms[2]io[6]A)-hydroxylase, whose product MLGLKLLTDPRWANIAEGNLEEILTDHAWCEQKAASNAISLITNNSEHEDLVHELTAIAIEEMEHFKMVIDIIKERGYTLGRERKDDYVGQLMKFSKKDGSRNMAFIDRLLFAAMIEARSCERFRVLSQNIQDKELAKFYHDLMVSEANHYTTFLNFARKYTVDVDVEKRWKEWLDFEGKLIQSYGSKEAIHG is encoded by the coding sequence ATGCTTGGATTAAAGTTGTTGACAGATCCGCGATGGGCAAACATCGCAGAAGGAAATTTAGAAGAAATTTTGACTGATCATGCCTGGTGTGAACAGAAGGCTGCTTCGAATGCAATATCATTAATCACAAACAACTCAGAACACGAAGATTTAGTGCATGAACTGACAGCAATTGCCATCGAAGAGATGGAACATTTTAAGATGGTTATTGATATCATCAAAGAACGTGGCTATACCTTGGGGCGTGAACGGAAAGATGATTATGTTGGTCAATTGATGAAATTCTCTAAAAAAGACGGCAGTAGAAATATGGCTTTTATTGATCGTTTATTATTTGCGGCAATGATCGAAGCCCGTAGCTGCGAACGTTTTAGAGTGCTGTCACAAAATATTCAGGATAAAGAGCTTGCGAAGTTTTACCATGATTTAATGGTATCCGAAGCAAATCATTATACAACATTTTTGAATTTTGCACGCAAATATACCGTAGACGTTGATGTAGAAAAGCGTTGGAAGGAGTGGTTGGATTTTGAAGGGAAGCTGATTCAGTCGTACGGAAGTAAAGAAGCCATTCATGGCTAA